A single Bremerella cremea DNA region contains:
- a CDS encoding universal stress protein, which yields MSWISTPPIVVPYDFSADSREAVNQAIALAGSGEGIHVIHVLGELSPADPGEVWHTVDENTRTQHATQAIRKELSDDKYKDVKINIAFGDPGEQICHYAEKLNASSIIISSHGRSSIMRVLLGSVADRVVRLADRPVIVLKKPRG from the coding sequence GTGTCCTGGATATCCACACCGCCGATCGTTGTGCCTTATGATTTCTCTGCCGATTCACGCGAAGCCGTCAATCAGGCGATTGCTTTGGCAGGTAGTGGCGAGGGGATCCACGTGATTCACGTGTTGGGAGAACTCTCGCCTGCCGACCCCGGAGAAGTCTGGCACACGGTCGACGAAAACACCAGGACACAGCACGCCACCCAGGCGATCCGCAAGGAACTTTCCGACGACAAGTACAAGGACGTGAAAATCAACATCGCGTTTGGTGACCCCGGCGAACAAATCTGTCATTACGCCGAGAAGCTGAACGCGAGTTCGATCATTATCTCTTCGCATGGGCGTTCTTCGATTATGCGAGTTCTGCTCGGCTCGGTTGCCGATCGCGTCGTCCGTTTGGCTGATCGCCCGGTGATCGTGCTGAAGAAGCCGCGCGGCTAA
- a CDS encoding PP2C family protein-serine/threonine phosphatase produces MAFTIVLGLAALFQFAAVVLALRLNTIYHRRFAWLFISGAGILMVLWIGVSLVETIRHPPEAIASELTLWLQTCATLLTSILFFAGIATIEPLFQENAAARQLLASENAQLNREVQHSREELQLAHRVQANLLPSTAPQIAGLDIAFLSRPAEWTSGDYFDFVQIDPRCLLVTVADVCGHGLAPALLMTTARSYFRGIARTQEHVRPILTTWNSEISEDVETGDFITAIVVRLDLEQQRIEYLGAGQNGLLIQPDATVVEMERSGPPLGIINDFVFPEAKSLPLERGQILVFCTDGIQETIGRDGSQFGTVRIGELVSSSRQLSATQLVEMLDREVSRFAASPRPQDDLTAVIIKIGDPD; encoded by the coding sequence ATGGCATTTACGATTGTTTTGGGGCTCGCTGCCCTCTTTCAGTTTGCCGCCGTCGTTTTGGCGTTGCGTTTGAATACGATCTATCACCGACGCTTCGCCTGGCTCTTCATTTCCGGGGCTGGCATCTTGATGGTGTTGTGGATTGGTGTGAGCCTGGTCGAGACGATTCGGCATCCGCCAGAGGCAATCGCCAGCGAACTGACGTTGTGGCTGCAAACTTGTGCGACCCTGCTGACGTCGATCCTCTTTTTCGCGGGAATTGCCACCATCGAGCCGCTCTTTCAAGAGAACGCCGCCGCTCGGCAGCTTTTGGCCAGTGAAAATGCCCAGCTCAATCGAGAGGTGCAGCATAGCCGCGAGGAATTGCAACTGGCACATCGTGTGCAAGCGAATTTGCTCCCTAGTACGGCGCCTCAGATTGCTGGGCTCGACATCGCATTTCTTTCGCGTCCAGCGGAATGGACCAGTGGCGACTATTTTGATTTCGTGCAGATTGATCCCCGCTGCCTGTTGGTTACCGTGGCCGATGTGTGTGGGCACGGGCTGGCCCCAGCGTTGTTAATGACCACGGCTCGTTCCTATTTCCGTGGGATTGCGCGAACGCAGGAACACGTACGCCCGATCCTGACGACTTGGAATTCCGAGATCAGCGAAGATGTGGAAACGGGGGATTTCATCACAGCGATTGTCGTCCGGCTTGATCTCGAACAGCAGCGTATCGAGTACCTGGGCGCCGGCCAGAATGGGCTTTTGATTCAACCAGATGCCACCGTTGTGGAGATGGAGCGAAGTGGACCGCCACTGGGGATTATCAACGATTTCGTATTCCCAGAAGCGAAGTCTCTGCCGTTAGAAAGAGGCCAGATTCTGGTTTTTTGCACCGACGGAATCCAAGAGACCATTGGGCGAGACGGCAGCCAGTTTGGGACGGTCCGGATTGGCGAACTCGTTTCGTCGAGCCGGCAGCTGAGCGCTACCCAACTGGTTGAAATGCTCGATCGCGAAGTGAGCCGCTTCGCTGCGTCACCTCGACCGCAAGACGACCTGACGGCGGTCATTATCAAGATTGGTGACCCTGATTAG
- a CDS encoding DUF1553 domain-containing protein, with amino-acid sequence MPYEDPIIDPLLEELLGQEQMPDLTARIMRAHQQRQAAAASQQNGAPAQNGRVKAPLSLAVNAATETISDEPAVEAPTKRSGEYKRRLKRQRLVTAIGSLSLSLCLLVMLGGVTYYTYQRFVPGQGIPLAADGTAKPSSGARNTEATSDNSPQLANHNVSPDDKGSRENGLPSVSPAMSLMPAEIETIAQVARTEKAAPSFVEPRVRDSLKLADDEVIREIDNAIATAWQAEKVKPSPAATDNEFCRRTYLQLLGRIPTVEEIESYAKHRGKNKRTWLVDEILGNEKYQAEFASFWSARFANILVGRAGGMSDDSPIDRAALENYLASAFQKNTPYNLVVKDLLTATGTTSPGSESFNPATNFLVSMIDGDAKLATAKTCSTFLGQQLQCAECHNHPTSGWDQEQFWSMNAFFRQTKLAKDRESGKLAIVDRDFVQNQASDAGEVYYEQPNGLVKVAYPAFVDGTKIPASGKIREVDRRHELAQLIVNSDDFPKATVNRMWQHFFGVGFTQPVDDMGPHNPASHPELLDNLAVHFAESGFDMKRLMRWIVLSEPYALSSRQIDANLADDPDAGQQLFARYYARQMEAEQLFHSLQMLAKNPSRNNAIIASNDDRHTWLGQINQKMGDDEDNETSSLDGGVSQSLLMMNGGLMRQATDAQAAVLKNVIASKMSPPEKVEHLFLAALSRRPTKKELNAIGEILKSRNNEAVALQDIWWALLNSNEFILDH; translated from the coding sequence ATGCCTTACGAAGATCCCATCATCGATCCTCTGTTAGAGGAACTGCTCGGCCAAGAGCAGATGCCGGATCTGACCGCGCGCATCATGCGTGCCCACCAGCAACGACAAGCCGCTGCGGCTTCCCAGCAGAATGGTGCCCCTGCACAAAACGGACGCGTCAAAGCTCCTCTGTCGCTCGCAGTCAACGCCGCCACCGAAACGATCTCTGATGAACCGGCTGTCGAAGCTCCGACCAAACGTTCTGGCGAATACAAACGCCGCTTAAAACGACAACGTTTGGTTACCGCCATCGGCTCGCTTTCGCTCAGCTTATGCTTGCTGGTGATGCTGGGTGGAGTAACCTATTACACCTATCAACGATTTGTGCCAGGGCAAGGCATACCGCTCGCCGCCGACGGGACTGCAAAACCGTCGAGCGGCGCCCGCAACACTGAAGCAACATCGGACAACAGTCCGCAGCTTGCTAACCATAACGTTTCGCCAGACGATAAGGGATCGCGTGAAAATGGGTTGCCCAGCGTCTCCCCGGCGATGTCGCTAATGCCTGCCGAGATCGAAACGATCGCCCAGGTTGCTCGCACCGAGAAGGCTGCCCCCAGCTTTGTGGAACCACGTGTCCGCGATAGCCTGAAACTGGCCGACGACGAGGTCATTCGCGAGATTGACAATGCGATCGCCACCGCTTGGCAGGCCGAGAAGGTCAAACCTTCCCCTGCCGCCACCGACAACGAATTCTGCCGCCGCACTTATTTGCAGTTGCTTGGCCGTATTCCCACCGTTGAAGAAATCGAGAGTTACGCCAAGCATCGCGGCAAAAATAAACGCACCTGGCTGGTCGACGAGATCTTAGGAAACGAGAAATACCAGGCCGAATTCGCTTCGTTTTGGAGTGCTCGTTTCGCGAACATCTTGGTTGGCCGCGCCGGCGGGATGAGCGATGACAGCCCGATCGATCGCGCCGCTTTAGAAAACTACCTGGCCAGCGCGTTCCAGAAGAACACCCCTTATAACTTGGTAGTGAAAGACTTACTCACCGCCACCGGCACCACCAGTCCTGGTAGCGAGAGCTTCAACCCGGCGACCAATTTCCTGGTTAGCATGATCGACGGCGATGCCAAGCTGGCCACGGCCAAGACTTGCTCGACGTTTTTGGGGCAACAATTGCAGTGCGCCGAATGCCACAACCACCCGACCAGTGGTTGGGACCAAGAGCAGTTCTGGAGCATGAACGCTTTCTTCCGGCAAACGAAGCTGGCCAAAGACCGAGAGTCTGGCAAGCTGGCGATTGTCGATCGAGACTTTGTTCAGAACCAAGCATCCGACGCTGGCGAAGTCTATTACGAACAGCCCAACGGCCTGGTCAAGGTCGCTTATCCGGCTTTCGTCGACGGCACCAAGATTCCGGCCTCAGGCAAGATCCGCGAAGTCGATCGTCGGCACGAATTGGCACAGCTGATCGTCAATTCCGACGACTTCCCCAAGGCAACCGTCAATCGCATGTGGCAGCACTTCTTTGGTGTAGGCTTTACGCAACCGGTCGACGATATGGGGCCCCACAATCCCGCCTCACATCCCGAACTGCTTGACAATCTGGCAGTTCACTTCGCCGAATCAGGCTTCGACATGAAGCGGCTGATGCGTTGGATTGTGCTTTCCGAGCCGTATGCCCTTTCGAGTCGTCAGATCGATGCGAACCTGGCCGATGATCCCGACGCCGGGCAGCAGCTATTTGCCCGCTACTACGCTCGCCAGATGGAAGCCGAGCAGCTATTTCACTCGCTGCAAATGCTAGCCAAAAACCCTAGCCGCAACAATGCGATCATCGCTTCCAACGATGACCGTCATACGTGGCTCGGGCAGATCAATCAGAAGATGGGAGACGACGAAGACAACGAAACCTCGTCGTTAGATGGCGGTGTCTCACAGTCGCTGTTGATGATGAACGGTGGTTTAATGCGTCAGGCAACCGATGCTCAAGCTGCCGTGCTGAAAAACGTGATCGCCTCGAAGATGTCTCCGCCGGAAAAGGTCGAACACTTGTTCCTCGCGGCACTCTCGCGTCGCCCCACCAAAAAAGAACTCAACGCGATTGGAGAGATCCTAAAATCGCGAAATAACGAAGCTGTCGCCCTGCAAGACATTTGGTGGGCACTACTCAACAGCAACGAGTTTATTCTCGATCATTGA
- a CDS encoding hemerythrin domain-containing protein produces MSDSFLNEGSRPFYTHFTCEHEAIDGVIHDLQRDLNDVSRKLPTSQIAGRLIQLREMMSRHFLEEEEGCFDEICARQPHMCTETKQLEQTHKMLLEIVDELIADVDEANSGTAWRTRFNRFEHTMMAHENDERTLVRRGLMLPEEDA; encoded by the coding sequence ATGTCTGACAGTTTTTTGAATGAAGGTAGTCGTCCCTTTTACACGCACTTCACTTGCGAACACGAAGCAATTGATGGTGTGATTCACGATTTGCAACGCGATTTGAACGATGTAAGCAGGAAGTTGCCGACATCGCAAATCGCCGGACGGCTGATCCAGCTCCGCGAAATGATGTCGCGACACTTCCTGGAAGAAGAAGAAGGTTGCTTCGACGAAATTTGTGCCCGGCAACCGCATATGTGTACGGAAACCAAGCAGCTAGAGCAAACCCATAAGATGCTGCTGGAAATTGTCGACGAGTTGATCGCCGACGTCGACGAAGCCAATTCTGGCACCGCCTGGCGAACACGTTTCAACCGTTTCGAGCATACCATGATGGCGCACGAAAACGACGAACGGACCTTGGTCCGCCGCGGTTTAATGCTGCCGGAGGAGGATGCCTGA
- a CDS encoding HEAT repeat domain-containing protein, with translation MEPSQIIQDLGSGDLKTRLAATQACAKSPDVAKTAIIPLCRLTADPNEEVAQWASAALEEMGAPASEEQDALADLFTAEEATAYWAVTLVGRLKPKDLAIPKQLAQLVENEKTPEEVQNRAIWALGQIGLNSPEVQTALENAAKSPSPRTARLATKALANL, from the coding sequence TTGGAACCGTCTCAGATTATTCAAGACTTGGGCTCAGGCGATTTAAAAACGCGATTAGCCGCTACCCAGGCATGCGCGAAATCCCCTGATGTAGCGAAAACGGCCATTATTCCGTTATGCCGTCTTACTGCCGACCCAAATGAAGAAGTAGCCCAATGGGCGTCCGCTGCTTTAGAGGAAATGGGGGCACCCGCCAGCGAGGAACAAGACGCTTTGGCCGACTTGTTTACGGCGGAAGAAGCAACCGCCTATTGGGCGGTCACTTTAGTGGGACGGTTGAAGCCTAAAGACTTGGCGATCCCCAAGCAGTTGGCTCAGCTCGTCGAGAACGAAAAGACCCCCGAGGAAGTGCAAAACCGTGCGATTTGGGCGCTCGGTCAAATCGGCCTGAACAGTCCTGAAGTGCAAACCGCTTTAGAGAATGCCGCCAAAAGCCCCAGCCCTCGCACAGCACGCCTCGCAACCAAGGCGCTCGCCAACCTTTAA
- the sucD gene encoding succinate--CoA ligase subunit alpha — protein MSILVNKDTKVICQGITGKVGEFHTKGCKEYGTKMVGGVTPGKGGQTVEGLPVFDTVEEAVKQTGANATMIFVPPPFTADAILEAVDAGIEVICAITEGVPVLDMVPVYEIVKKSKSVLIGPNCPGVITPEECKIGIMPGYIHKKGPVGVMSRSGTLTYEAVWQLTNLGLGQSTCVGLGGDPIVGTSFIDLLEMYQNDGATEAIMMMGEIGGTAEEEAAAYIKANVDKPVAAFIAGRTAPPGKRMGHAGAIISGGKGTADEKFAALRDAGVEIAESPADMGTALKRAIDNKK, from the coding sequence ATGAGCATTCTCGTCAACAAAGACACCAAGGTCATTTGTCAGGGCATCACCGGCAAGGTCGGCGAGTTCCACACCAAGGGTTGTAAGGAATACGGCACCAAGATGGTCGGCGGTGTTACGCCGGGCAAAGGGGGCCAAACGGTCGAAGGCCTGCCGGTGTTCGACACGGTGGAAGAAGCCGTGAAGCAGACCGGGGCCAACGCCACGATGATTTTCGTTCCTCCTCCGTTCACCGCCGATGCCATTCTGGAAGCGGTTGATGCGGGGATCGAAGTGATCTGTGCGATCACTGAAGGGGTGCCGGTCCTCGATATGGTGCCGGTCTACGAAATCGTTAAGAAGAGCAAGTCGGTCCTGATCGGCCCGAACTGCCCTGGCGTGATCACCCCGGAAGAATGCAAGATCGGCATCATGCCGGGCTACATTCATAAGAAGGGCCCCGTCGGCGTGATGAGCCGCAGTGGTACCCTGACTTACGAAGCGGTTTGGCAGCTGACCAACCTGGGCCTAGGACAATCGACCTGCGTTGGTTTGGGTGGCGATCCGATCGTCGGTACCTCCTTCATCGATCTGTTGGAAATGTACCAGAACGACGGTGCGACCGAAGCGATCATGATGATGGGCGAAATCGGTGGTACGGCTGAAGAAGAAGCCGCTGCTTACATCAAAGCCAACGTCGACAAGCCCGTCGCCGCGTTCATCGCCGGACGCACAGCCCCTCCTGGCAAGCGAATGGGTCATGCCGGCGCGATCATCAGCGGCGGCAAGGGAACGGCCGACGAAAAGTTCGCTGCTCTGCGTGACGCTGGCGTCGAAATCGCCGAAAGCCCTGCTGATATGGGTACGGCTTTGAAGCGAGCGATCGACAACAAAAAATAA
- a CDS encoding RsmD family RNA methyltransferase, which translates to MAKRPAPKRKPNRKQPPQQPVVDAPMRIIGGQLKNKRIEYSGDVRTRPMKERVREAVFNLIGPSIKGKLAIDLFAGTGALGMEAISRGAIGAHLIERHVPTSKLIRDNAEALELVDQVTIYAHNSFIWVKKELANLPRTPWAVFICPPYEFFVSRAEEMEKQIRTLIETAPPESVLIVEFDSQFDGANLPDAENWDVRVYSPAHVGVYRIPESE; encoded by the coding sequence ATGGCCAAACGCCCGGCTCCGAAACGAAAACCGAATCGTAAGCAACCACCTCAACAACCGGTGGTCGATGCTCCGATGCGGATTATCGGCGGGCAATTGAAGAACAAGCGGATCGAGTACTCGGGCGACGTCCGTACCCGCCCCATGAAAGAACGAGTACGCGAGGCCGTCTTCAACTTAATCGGCCCTTCGATCAAAGGGAAGCTGGCCATCGATCTGTTTGCTGGCACTGGGGCACTAGGGATGGAAGCGATCAGCCGCGGCGCGATCGGTGCCCACCTAATCGAGCGGCACGTGCCAACCTCGAAGCTGATTCGTGACAATGCCGAGGCGTTGGAACTGGTCGACCAAGTCACGATCTATGCCCATAACTCGTTTATCTGGGTAAAGAAAGAGCTTGCCAATCTGCCGCGTACTCCCTGGGCCGTCTTCATTTGCCCCCCGTACGAGTTCTTTGTGTCGCGGGCGGAAGAGATGGAAAAGCAGATTCGCACGCTGATTGAAACGGCCCCGCCCGAAAGTGTCTTGATTGTCGAGTTCGACAGCCAGTTCGACGGGGCCAACTTGCCCGATGCCGAGAACTGGGACGTCCGCGTCTATTCGCCAGCCCATGTGGGTGTCTATCGGATTCCCGAAAGCGAGTAG
- a CDS encoding sensor histidine kinase has product MGSNSLKPPIPCSQEPCGPAPEDPQGSGDRRLTPLSHQAQADLWRYIEHLEKWRQSVGYEIHDGLTQQITAALLFLESFNWEKPDRTALERCRAILEEALAESRRLIQGLNPKRLDEEGLAAALEEFLLVPSPSNAQVRLDIDNQLPPLPTWQRTTLFRFLQEAINNARKHSEATQIEVSVHAAERSIVATIHDNGIGFDPQSASLVSHGLRSLQHKAELLEAKLDIDSAPQQGTKLTLHFQVAVS; this is encoded by the coding sequence ATGGGTTCCAACTCACTGAAACCGCCGATTCCCTGTTCGCAAGAACCTTGCGGCCCCGCTCCTGAAGACCCCCAAGGTAGTGGTGACAGAAGATTAACACCTCTCAGCCATCAAGCCCAGGCTGATTTGTGGCGTTATATAGAGCACTTAGAAAAATGGCGGCAATCGGTCGGCTACGAGATACACGACGGTCTGACCCAACAGATCACCGCAGCGCTGTTATTCCTGGAATCGTTTAACTGGGAGAAGCCAGACCGAACGGCCTTGGAACGCTGCCGAGCGATCTTGGAAGAAGCATTGGCCGAATCGCGACGTCTGATTCAGGGGCTCAATCCCAAACGCTTGGATGAAGAAGGGCTGGCGGCGGCGCTCGAAGAATTTTTGCTCGTTCCATCTCCATCGAACGCGCAGGTTCGTTTAGACATCGACAACCAGTTGCCACCTCTGCCGACTTGGCAACGGACAACCCTGTTTCGTTTTCTACAAGAAGCGATCAACAATGCGCGGAAGCACAGCGAAGCAACGCAAATCGAAGTGTCGGTACATGCTGCTGAGAGGTCGATTGTTGCCACGATTCACGACAACGGAATTGGTTTCGATCCTCAATCGGCTTCGCTGGTCAGCCACGGTTTGCGAAGTTTGCAGCACAAGGCAGAGCTGCTAGAAGCTAAGCTGGATATCGACAGTGCCCCGCAGCAAGGGACCAAGCTGACATTGCATTTCCAGGTAGCGGTCTCCTAA
- a CDS encoding endonuclease/exonuclease/phosphatase family protein codes for MRAFILSALAFVAGLVAATGCNVEQMLEQLPDKAETSTTTTGQPAGDTIRIASFNIQVLGQLKLDKPEVMKTLTQVVKTFDVVAVQELRSKEQDVIPRWLEMINADGSKWASLVGPRLGRSVSKEQYVFLYNSETIEFVPETDYTINDPNDLIHRQPYIASFRTRVTEGQPFSFTLINIHTDPDETKEELDALAEVYEVVRHDSQMKLNEDDVILLGDLNVDYTKLGLLGKIPGIYPTVQGTPTNTRKTASYDNIIFDQAKTAEFSGQAGVLDLMTAFKLTEDQALEVSDHLPIWATFSSHEFVGGPLASGPAATAR; via the coding sequence GTGCGCGCATTTATTTTGTCGGCGTTGGCTTTTGTGGCAGGTTTGGTTGCGGCTACCGGCTGCAATGTCGAGCAGATGCTAGAGCAACTGCCCGATAAGGCCGAAACTTCCACAACAACGACAGGCCAGCCTGCCGGCGATACAATTCGCATCGCCAGTTTCAACATTCAAGTCTTAGGGCAATTGAAACTCGACAAGCCTGAGGTGATGAAAACGTTGACCCAGGTCGTCAAAACGTTCGATGTCGTCGCCGTGCAAGAGCTACGCAGCAAAGAGCAAGACGTCATTCCCCGCTGGCTGGAAATGATCAACGCCGACGGTTCAAAGTGGGCTTCGTTGGTCGGCCCACGCTTGGGACGCTCGGTCAGCAAAGAACAGTACGTGTTTCTCTACAACTCCGAAACCATCGAGTTCGTTCCCGAAACCGACTACACGATCAACGACCCCAACGATCTGATCCATCGCCAGCCATACATCGCTTCGTTCCGCACGCGCGTCACCGAAGGACAGCCCTTTTCTTTCACATTGATCAACATCCATACCGATCCGGATGAAACCAAAGAAGAGCTCGACGCGTTAGCCGAAGTGTATGAGGTGGTCCGGCATGATAGCCAAATGAAGCTGAATGAAGACGACGTGATTTTGCTGGGCGACTTGAACGTCGATTACACCAAACTGGGCCTGCTTGGCAAAATCCCCGGGATCTATCCCACCGTTCAAGGTACCCCCACCAACACCCGCAAAACGGCCAGTTACGACAACATTATCTTCGACCAAGCCAAGACCGCCGAATTTAGTGGCCAAGCTGGCGTGCTCGATTTGATGACCGCTTTCAAGCTCACCGAAGATCAAGCGTTGGAGGTTTCCGACCACTTGCCGATCTGGGCCACGTTTTCCAGCCACGAATTCGTCGGCGGCCCTCTGGCCTCTGGCCCAGCGGCCACCGCCCGTTAA
- a CDS encoding universal stress protein gives MNFKRILFPTDFSHCGDEALHLATALARDSEGTIVIAHVEEPPTVYGTGEMYYGMLDPSPEDLKKMLHEIKPSDASVPVEYHLVTGDPATAIVRLADEVKADLIVLGTHGRTGLLHMLIGSTAESIVRHAKCPVLTFKQPPDSA, from the coding sequence ATGAACTTCAAACGGATACTTTTTCCGACTGATTTTTCTCATTGTGGCGATGAAGCGCTGCATTTGGCGACAGCCTTGGCACGCGATAGTGAAGGGACCATCGTCATTGCCCATGTGGAAGAACCGCCTACCGTTTATGGTACCGGCGAGATGTATTACGGCATGCTCGATCCTTCTCCCGAGGATCTGAAAAAGATGCTGCACGAGATCAAGCCAAGCGACGCATCCGTTCCGGTGGAATATCACTTGGTTACGGGTGACCCTGCGACGGCCATCGTGCGTTTGGCAGATGAAGTGAAAGCAGACCTAATTGTGTTAGGAACCCACGGCCGCACTGGCCTATTACATATGCTGATCGGAAGTACTGCAGAATCGATTGTCCGGCACGCCAAGTGTCCGGTTCTAACCTTCAAGCAGCCCCCGGATTCGGCATGA
- the panD gene encoding aspartate 1-decarboxylase has protein sequence MLRTFLRSKIHRATVTQADLDYVGSITIDSTLLEAAQILPHEQVDVLNITNGKRLTTYAIPGEADSGVIGINGAAAHLVSPGDLVIIVCYAQYTEQEINGHQPRVILVDQANRITDCIVESDSMNSAT, from the coding sequence ATGCTTCGGACCTTTCTCCGATCCAAAATTCACCGCGCCACGGTCACTCAGGCCGACTTGGACTACGTGGGTAGCATCACGATCGATTCCACCCTGCTAGAGGCGGCACAGATTCTTCCTCATGAACAGGTTGATGTTTTAAATATCACCAATGGGAAGCGTCTTACCACCTATGCCATCCCTGGCGAGGCTGATTCCGGCGTGATTGGTATCAACGGGGCTGCTGCGCACCTAGTGAGCCCAGGCGACCTGGTTATCATCGTTTGCTACGCCCAGTACACCGAGCAGGAAATCAACGGGCACCAGCCTCGGGTGATCTTGGTCGACCAGGCGAATCGGATAACCGACTGTATCGTCGAATCCGATTCGATGAATTCCGCGACCTAG
- a CDS encoding nuclear transport factor 2 family protein, producing MYATASVEADVMSVLRNFADAYANRDKRRLLNLFCTDRDVVLLGSGCDERNVGINAALGQIRRDWEQTDTLRMRFGWRSVSTMGQVAWLATDCYLYVQAGYRRAEVPMRITAVMIQTEDGWKIAQLHYSSPISVESDVDTCLE from the coding sequence GTGTATGCAACTGCTTCCGTTGAAGCGGATGTGATGAGTGTGCTGCGCAATTTCGCAGACGCTTACGCAAACCGTGACAAAAGGAGATTGTTGAACCTGTTTTGCACTGATCGAGACGTAGTCCTTTTGGGCAGTGGTTGCGACGAACGAAACGTCGGGATCAACGCCGCATTAGGGCAAATTCGCCGAGATTGGGAACAAACAGACACCTTGCGGATGCGATTTGGCTGGAGAAGTGTTTCGACCATGGGTCAGGTAGCCTGGCTCGCGACCGATTGCTATCTCTATGTCCAAGCCGGTTACCGCCGGGCCGAAGTGCCGATGCGAATTACAGCCGTAATGATCCAAACGGAAGACGGCTGGAAGATTGCTCAACTTCATTATTCGTCGCCAATTAGCGTCGAGAGTGATGTTGATACTTGTTTGGAATAG
- a CDS encoding RNA polymerase sigma factor, which produces MKDLPQHESPPVDVAQLVAEHQLTVWRSLRSWGCSPQEAEDLTQETFLKILEKPFEDQGDAATRGYLRTVARHLLIDRRRKEGRQTNVQAVENIDQFWAQTDDRKPEALLEMLGECLQALTDRARLALELRFQDRKSRTEIAEALEIGEHGAKNLMQRAKQQLRECIEVKLKEQT; this is translated from the coding sequence ATGAAAGACCTTCCGCAACACGAATCGCCGCCGGTTGATGTCGCGCAACTTGTTGCCGAACATCAGCTTACGGTTTGGCGAAGCCTGCGATCTTGGGGGTGTTCCCCTCAAGAGGCGGAAGATCTGACCCAGGAAACCTTTTTAAAGATCCTGGAAAAACCGTTCGAGGACCAAGGAGATGCCGCTACAAGGGGGTATCTGCGGACCGTAGCTCGGCACCTGTTGATCGACCGTCGGCGCAAAGAAGGACGACAAACCAACGTCCAAGCCGTCGAGAACATCGATCAATTTTGGGCCCAGACAGACGATCGGAAGCCGGAAGCATTGTTAGAGATGTTAGGCGAGTGCCTGCAAGCTTTGACCGACCGGGCCCGTTTGGCGTTGGAGCTTCGGTTTCAAGATCGGAAATCGAGAACGGAAATTGCCGAGGCCCTCGAAATCGGCGAACATGGAGCCAAAAACTTGATGCAACGTGCCAAGCAGCAGCTGCGCGAGTGCATCGAGGTTAAATTAAAAGAGCAAACCTAA